A stretch of DNA from Streptomyces gobiensis:
TCCTTGGCCGCACCCTCTATGTGGTGCAGCAACGGCAGCACGCCATGGATGTCTTCCACCTCGACCGCACCGGCCATACGGGCACCTTTGTGACCCGGGTGACCGACGACCGCTTCGATGTGCCGACCACCGTGGCTGTCTACCGTGACCGGCTCTATCTTCCCAATGCCCGCTTCACCACCGAGCCGACGCCCCAGACGTCCTACTCGGCGGTGTCCGTTCCCCTCCCCGTCTAGCGGGGATAGAGCCGGAAGGCGACCGCCGGACGCCCGCCGGTGCGTTCGGCGATGCTGTCCATGATCTGGGTGTGGACAGAGCGGGCGTACTCGGCGGGCTCCTGGTCGCTGAGCGCGGTCAGATACGCGCGGTGCTCAGCCAGGGAGGCAACCGCCCGCTCCATGTCCGCCTCGCCGACCTCCTGCATATGGGTCGGCTCCGAGGCCCCGGCTGACGCCACCCAGCGCACCCCGCCCCAGGGTTCGAGGCCGCCTTCCCCTTCCTTCGCCAGCTGCTCGGTGAAGATCCACCGATTCCCGGCATCCCCGGTCGCGTCCAGCACCGCCCGCCCGACCGCCCGGTGATCCGGGGTGTTCCAGTAGCCCGGGCCCCAGGTCTCCTCGTGGTTGAGGGTGACGATCAGCTCCGGGCGGTACCGGCGGATCGCCGCCGCAAGATCCCGGCGCAGCGCGATGCCCTCCTCGATCACCCCGTCCCGGTGGTCCAGGAACTCCACTGCCTCCACCCCGACCACCGCCGCGCTGGCCAGCTGCTCAGCTTCCCGCACCCGGGCGGCCTCGGCCGGTTCCATGGTGTCGATCCCGGCCTCGCCGCGGGTCACCAGCAGATAGGCGATCTCCTTCCCGGCCTCCCCCCACCGTGCGATGGCCGCCGCCGCGCCATACTCCAGATCGTCCGGGTGCGCCACGATGGCCAGAGCCCGCTGCCAGTCCAGCGGCATGGCTGCCAGTTCTTCCGCCACTAGGGCCTCTCCTTCTTCGGGTCTTGGTCGCGCCGGACACCAGAACCGATCCTCACACAGCACTCTGACAGCAGCGCTCCAAGGAAGACACCAAGGAAGACACCGACACAGAGCACCAACGAAAGGCACTCCGATGTCCCGACTCGCGCTGTCCAACCGGGCCTCACTCGCCTACCAGCTCCGCTACGCCGTACGCCATCCGGGTCGTATCGGACCGTACTTCCGCCGGCTCTACCGCGACTGGCGGCTGCGGCGCCAGACCGGGGACAACCATGTGTCGTACTACCGCGCGGTGATGAAGCACGACACCGCCAAGAGTCCGGAGTCCGCCGTCGGCAGCGCCACCCATGACCGCTGGCTGGCGCTGGGGCAGATGCAGTTCGACTATCTCGTCAAGCACGGTCTCACCCCCGATGACCGGATGCTGGAGATCGGGTGCGGCAATCTCCGTGCGGGCCGGCTCTTCATCGATTACCTCAACACGGACCACTACTACGGCATCGACATCTCCCCCGAGATCCTGCTCGCCGCCCAGGAGACCCTGGTCAGCCATGACCTTCAGGGCAAGCTTCCGCATCTGACCCTGGTCGACGATCTGCGCCTGGCCCATCTCCCGGAACATCACTTCACGGTGGTGCACGCGCACAGTGTTTTCTCGCACTCTCCGATCACGGTCATCGAGGAGTGCCTGAAGCATGTGGGCCGGGTCCTCGCGCCCGGTGGTTTCTTCGACTTCACGTACAACCGCACCGATGGCGACGAGCACCATGTGCTGCGTGAGGACTTCTACTACCGCACCGACACACTGCTCGCCCTGGCCAAGGCGAATGGTCTGGCGGCCCGGGCGATGACCGACTGGGACGAGCTACCCCACAAACAGTCCAAGATCCGGGTCGCCCACCCCGACTAGACCCCTTTCTCGCACGACGTCCTCGCGCCGCTCGGTGCCGGGGCACCTCCCCCGCTTCGGCCTCCCCCTAGCCCTGGCGGGCTGGGAGGTGCCGCCAGCGCCGGACTCCGTCCGTCGGTGCTGGCTGAGCGGCGCTGTCGGGTGGCGGTGGGGTTCCCCAAATCCCGCCCCTCCCCGTAACCGGGGCTCCACCCCGGGCCCCGTTGTTCCGGCGTGGGGGGCTGCCTGTGGGCAGCCCCGGACGTGCCCCACCCGTTCCCGGCTGTACCACCATGCGGCTCCGCCGGGGTAGGGGCTCATGCCCCGGGCCCCGGCCCCGGCCCCCGGTGAGGGCCTCCCCTGTCCCGCCCCTTCCCGTAACCGGGGCTCCGTCCCGGCCCCGTTGTTCCGGCGTGGGTCGGCACGAGCGCTCACCACACCGTGGGGCCCGGGGCGCAGCCCCCGGTTTCGGGAAGGGGCGGGGTCGGGGAACAACCCGCCCTCACCCTGACGGCCGTATGGCCTGCTCCGTTCTCGTGATACGCCCGGCATTGCGCCAAGGATCCGCACCATGCCGCACGCATTAGTGGGCTTATCTACTAATCCCACGTACGGAGCGCGGACCCTTGGCACAGCACACACGCTATGGAGCAGCGCTGCTTGCCGCCGCGCTGCTGACCACGGTCACCGGCTGCGGCGGCAGCTCGCCGGAAGACCCGGCCACCGAGCAGGGCGCCCCCAAGCGCGGCACCCCGGTGGCCAGGGCCGCGCCCGCCAAGGGATTCACCCTGGTGGCCACCGGCGACATCCTCCCGCATGACTCGATCATCCAGCAGGCGCGAGCCGACGCGGGCGGCGGCGACAGCTATGACTTCCGGCGGATGCTCGCTGGGGCGAAACCAGTCGTCTCCAAGGCCGATCTGGCGATCTGCCATATGGAGACGGTGTACGGCCCCGACGGCGGCCCCTTCACCGGCTACCCGGCCTTCAAAACCCCGCCGCATATCGCCCAGGCGATCAAGGACACCGGCTACCACTCCTGCTCCACCGCCTCCAACCACACCCTGGACGCCGGGGCCGCCGGAGTGAGCCGCACTCTGAGCGCCATGGACAAGGCGGGCCTGAAGCATGCGGGCTCGGCCCGCTCCGCGGCCGAGCGGACCAGACCGGCCATGCTGGAGGCGGGCGACGCCCAGGTCGCCCAGCTCGCCTACACCTACGGCACCAACGGCATCCCCGTCGCGGCGGACAAGCCCTGGATCGTCAATCTCATCGACCCGGACCAGATCATCAAGGACGCCCGCGCCGCCCGCCGCGCCGGGGCCGATGTGGTTGTGGTCAGCATGCACTGGGGCACCGAGTGGCAGGAGGCACCGAACCGTCAGCAGCTGAAGGTGGCCCGGGAGCTCACCGCCGCGCGGACCGACGGCCGCCGCGATATCGATCTGATCCTGGGCACCCATGCCCATGTGCCGCAGGCCTACGAGAAGGTCAACGGCACCTGGGTCGTCTACGGCATGGGCGACCAGATCGCCGGGGTGATGAATGACCCACGGGGCAGCATGGGCTCAGCCGTCCGCTTCACCTTCGCCCCGCCCGCCCGGGACGACGAGGCATGGACAGTACGGAAGGCGGAGTTCATCCCACATCTGATGGCCAGCAGCCCCCGCTTCGACCTGGTCAACCTCCCCCGGGCGCTTGCCGACAACCCCGACCGCGCCGAGTACGTCCGTGCGCGCGACACCATCCGCAATGCCGTCCTGAGCCGGGGCGCGGCGAAGGACGGCCTGACGATGGGCCGATGACGACCGCCGCGATGAGCGCCAACGCGAAGAACAGCGGCCCGGAAGTGCCGCCCCTTCAAGCGACGCTCACCGCCAGCCGTAGCGCTGCTGCAAGCGGTGTACGACCTGCCCGAAGCGCGCCCGGTCCAGCGCGCACGCCTCACGCCGCATGCCCGCGGGGTGGACCCGCAGCACCCGGTCGAGGTCGACCCAGGACTCCCGGCCCTGCCGGTCCCATGGCCCGCTGCCGATCGCGACCCACTCATGGTCGTTGTCCCGGCGCTGGCTCGTCAGCTGGACGGCCAGCAGGGTGTCTCCGGCCTCCCGGGCGACTACCAGCACCGGCCGGTCCTTGCCCCGCCCGTCGTTCTCCTCATAGGGCACCCAGGTCCAGACGATCTCCCCAGGGTCCGGTTCGCCGTCCGGATCGGGCTGATATGTGGTGTGTACGCCGCTTATCTGATGGGGCAGCGCCTCTGCTGTCGCACCCGGCCCACCGCGGCCAGGAGTGTCAACTGCCGTATCGCTCTCTTCGTTTCGCAAGGTCACAGGCCATACCGTACTGGCTCTCTGCGATCTGGCCGCCATGCCGTCCCGCCGATGCGTATCGCCCGGAGCTCACGGCTGACCACAGCCAACGAACACCAGGCGATACACACAACTCACACCGGCCTACGGCCCCTACCGACGACGCCCCACAAGGTGGTATCCGCCCACACCCGCCAGGGCGGCGAGCACTCCGCCGCCGGCGGTCCACAGGATGCGGTCGGACCACCAGCCGCCCATCCAGCCGCTGTCCGGTTCGGTGAGGGCCACCGTACGGACCTTGTCGCTCTCCTCGCTGTCCTCCTCGCTGCCCTTCGGGCTGCTCTGCTCGCCGGTCGAGCCAGGCTGGGCGGCCGGAAGCAGCGGAGCCGCGAGCTCCCCGCCTCCCCTGCGCGCCCCACTGCCGTTCGCGGCGTTGACCTCCACCTCGGCCCGTACCGGCAGCCCCAGATCCTTGTCCGGCAGCTTGACGGCGGTCAGCCGCAGGTAATACGCCCCGGGCAGCGGGTCATTGGACCAGGTGTCCGCCCAGGGCTGCACCGCAGGAAGCGTGCAGCTGAGCGTCAGGGTCTCGGCGTCCTGGGACGCCGTCTTCGTCTGTCTCCCGGACGCACAGGCCTGCCGCCGCAGCAGCCCGTCGTAGACGTCCACCTGCCAGGTGACGGAGCCACTGCGGGTCGCGGTCTCCGGCAGCGTCACGGTCGCCTTCACCTTCGGCGCCTGCCCGGCCCCGGCGGGAAAGACCCAGTACAAGTAGTCTCCCGTGGAGGCGACCGCCTGAGCCTTCTGCCCCTGCTCCATGGCGGTCGCGGTACGGAAGCTCGTACCAGCCTCGGCAGGCTGGTACGGCTTGGCAGCCTGGGCGTCGCCCTCATCCGCCGCAGCGGTGCCGGCTCCGCCCAGCAGCGCCGTACACGCCACCAGCCCAGCCATCACAAAGCGTCTCGCGCGCATCAGCTCGCCCTCCGTACCGGGTTGCGCAGTCGGCCCAACCAGCCCCACAGCACACCGGCGACCAGGCCGGTTACGGCCAGCAGCACCAGCGGCACCCAGCCCCGGGCCAGCCCGAAGGCGGCGACATCGGGCACCGAATCAGGGGCGGCCACCACATCGACGTTCAGCTCCACGGGCAGCCCGGGGGTGCGCTTGACGGAAGCGGGCGCCGAGAAGGAATGGCTCACCTCCACGCAGACGGTCCGCTCCTCCTCACCGGTCCACGGGTAGCGCAGTCCGGCCGACATCACATCGGTACGGCCATGCCCAGCCCCCGAACCCCGGGCGAGCTCCTGCCCCTTCTCCGTTACCGCCCGCACCAGCACGCCGTAATCCCGGTCAACGGCCCGGTCCGCGAGCACACTCGCCGAGGCCCGCAGCTCCTGCCCCGGCTCCAGCTCCACCCGGAACCAACCGTGTTCGCCGAACTTCTGCCGGTCGCCGTAGAGACCCGGCTGAAGCAACGGAGCATCCGCGCACCGGTCCTGGGACCCCTCCACCACGGTCGGGACCACCACCGGCGTATCAACGGAGCGCCGTACCAACTGCTGCAGCCGGTCGGACAGCTGCCCGGTGTCCTGCACGGCCGTATAGGTGCCCCCGGTCGCCTCTGCGATACAGCTCAGCTGCTCCCGTACCTTGGCGTCCGAGGCGAGTCCAAGCGTGTCGACGGTCAGATGCGTCCCGTCAGCGGCGAGCTCACGCGCCACATCACACGGGTCCGGCAGCCCACACGAGTCCTCCCCGTCGGTGATGAGCACGATCCGGCGCGTCCCGTCACGGTCACCATCACCATGACCATCACCATTACGGAGGTCCTTCACCGCCTGGCGCAGCGCATATCCAATGGGTGTCCACCCGGTGGGCCGCAACGTCGCCACCGCGGCCTTGGCCTCGGTCTTGTCCACCTTCCCGACGGGATAGAGCTGCTCACTGTCGACACAGCCCCGCCTCTTGTCCTCACCCCGGTAGTTGGCCCCGAGGGTCCGGATCCCCAGACGCACCTCATCGGGCACCGCGTCGATGACTTCCTTGAACGCCTGCTGCGCGGCAGCCATCCGGGACTGCCCGCCCACATCCCGGGCCCGCATCGAGCCGCTGACGTCCAAGACCAACTCCACCTTGGGCGGGGTCTCTTGTTTCACCGGCTCAGCGGCGGCACTCGTTGGCAGTGCGCCGACCGTGAGGGCGGCGAGCAGCCCGCACAGGACCGCCGCCGACCGTCTTCCTATGATCATTGGCGGATCCTATTGATCACGGCCCACTACGCCAAATGAACCGTGCTGCCGAGGGCGGCAGCAGCGACCTCATCGACTTCTGCATCCCGTCCTCTGGACCTCATGACCACCGGCCCACCCGCCCCCCTCACCCCCGTACGCTGACCCGGCCCAGCGGCCCATGCGGCCCCGCCTCCAGCGCCGCCCGCACCTCGGCGACAACGCGCCCAGGCTCCCGGGCCAGCTGCCCCGGCGTAACGCGCACCACCCACAACCCGGTCTCCTCCAGCCGCCGGTGCCGCTCCCGCGCACGCTCCCAGTCAGCCACCGAGAAGTACTGCGCCCGGGAGTCGACGTCGAGCAGTACCCCATGCCGAGCCCAGTACGCATCAGCAACGCACAGAAACTCCCCGCCCACATACAGCCGCGGCTTCCACAAGGGGCGAGGCAGCCCCGCCCCCTCCACCACCCTCCGCGCCAGCCCCTCCCCCGGCGAACGCGTCCCGGCAACCAGCTCACCCAGCACCTGCGCCACCCCAGGGCGCGTCCCCAGACACTCGCTCCGCAACTCAGCGCCCAGCTCCTCCAGGCTCACACCCCGCGCCTGGACCACCTCATGCAGCAGCCCCCGCACCCACCCCGGATCCGGCGCATGCCGCACGGCGTCCACAGTGGCCCGCAGCAACGGAGCCACCGGCAGCCCCCGCCCGCCCGCGGCCACCCCGGGGAAGCGCCGGGTACGGTAGACCCGCACCCATTCCCGGCTCCGTACATTGCGCCGATACGGCACCAGCACATCAATCATCTGCGGCCCGCACATCCGGGCGGCCCGTACCTGGTGCAGCATGAGTGCGGCAGCCCCGGTAATGACCGCTTCAGCCGGCGCCCGCCCCGGCGCCGGAAGCGGGCTGGCCGTCCGCCGTGTCGCATAGCACAGCGCGGCCCGGTAGCGCTCCTCACCGGTCAACGGCCCGGAGTGCAGCACCACCACACCGGGCAACGGCCGCTGCCACCGGCCACCAGGACGACACCGGTCACGGATCGTCGCGGCGGGCACCCCGGCAGCCAGTAGCTGAGCGTGAGCGGCCACATCCCCTTGCCTCCGGGCCAGTTGGGCCAGGGAGCCGCTGTAGGGACGGTAATCCTGCGACGTGATACTCATACAAAGCGCACTGCCCCCAGAGGCCTCCCCAAATCACGCCGCGTAACTACTCTGCACACAATCACCCGAATGAGTAACTGTGTGTGAACCCACCGAGCATCGTGGCCACAGCGTGCGGGCGTGCGCTCTCCCCGCGCCCCAGCCCCTCTCCCCCAGACTGGATACCCCGAAGCGAAGGGGGCCTGCCATGGCCAGGCAGCGGCACGAAGCCCGCCAAAACGGCGGGCAGCAAACATGGAAAAACCCGCTCCGAGACAGCCAAGCACAGAACAACCACATACAGACCGGTCACACCCTCGACCGAGGCGCACTGGCACGCCTGGCCCTGCTGGCCGGACTGCTCCTGCTGTTCGTGTCACTCATCGCGCTGCTGCTCTACCGGTTGCTCAGCTGACAGCAGGGGGCCGGAGCGCGTTGTGCTCTGCACCCTTCCCTCCCCCAATCCAAGCCCCCACGATGGAACCATGGACAACGAGACCGGACGGGCGCGACTCGAACTCTATGTGGAGTCCTTGCGCGCCCGGATGGACACGGACCAGTTCACTCTCCTGATGCGGACGTTCCATGCCTGGCTGAAACAGGGCGGCGGCACGCTCCGCCTCCACCTCGAACCCCACGAGAAGGAGCTGTTCACCGCCGGCGTCCAGGACGAGATGCTCACCCTCATGGGTCTGGTCGGGGCCCTTGACCCCGGCCACGAGGACCGCGCCGACCACATAGTGGTCGACCTGGGCGACGGCGACCACGCCAAGGGCGTCCGCTCCCTGGTCCCCCGCGATATCGCCGAAGACCCCCAACGCCTCGCCGAGATGCGCCGCCGTCTCGACGCCGAGGTGCAGCAGCAGAGGCAGCAGCGGGAGCAGGACGCCCACGAGGTCGAATCCATCGCCCGCGCCAGCGGCCTTCTCCCGGAGAACGATGACACGGCGAACTGACCGGCCGCCAAAGCGCACCTGCTGGAGCAGGCGGCGCCCGATCGCTATGAGTTCCATGGTCTGCTGTGCGCCCATGCCACTGATCAAGCCCAGCACGAGGAGACGCCCGAGCGCCGCGAAGCCGCTCTGCGGCGCGTGTGCCCTGGTACCTGCACTCAGCAGACACCGCTCAGGCCTGAATCAATCCCCAGGAAACCCATATCCCACTCGATCCACCTGCTGACAGCATCGATCCGCTGACCTTCTCAGACCACGGCAAGGCCATGCTGGTACGAGCTGGAGCGCGGCAATCTTCAGGCCGCCGCTCGTGCCGCCGGGGCAGCCGGACTTGACCGGATCGCATGGACGCTGCCCGCCGCCCTGCGCAGCGTCCATATGCTCCTCAACCCCTTCGAGGAATGGCTGGCCATGGGCCATACCGGCCTGTGCACCGCCCGTCGGCTCGCCGACCGAGCAGCAGAGGCCGAGCTCCTGGAAAGCTTCGGCATGGCCTATACACAGTTCCCACCGCCTGACGGAAGCCGCCGACCACCACCAAAGCGCCCTGGCCATACGACGCGAACGGACGATCGGCTGGGCTAAGCGCTCTCACTCAACGACATCGGGCTGATCTGCCTCCGGAGACGACAGCTGAAAGAAGCCAGGACGTATTTCGAACGCTGCCTTCTCCTCTTTCGAGAGACCGACGCCACCCACTGGGAGGCCATCGCGATGGTCAAACCTCGCGGAAGTGAGATACGAGCTGGGGCAGTTGCCCGCAGCTTCCGAACAACGGCGGATCCATGACCGGCGTACAGAACCAGGTCGGCAACATCAATTCCCAGCAGAGCCGGGTACTTCGGCGGTCGGCGCCGAGAAGGCGGCGCAGTTCACGGAGAAGCTCAAAGACAGTCGCGGGAGCTTGGCGCAAGAGCGCGACCTCGTCCAGGACTACGAGCAGTGCCTCGGCTTCCTCGATGTCGCTGCGGAGCAGGACATCACCGCTCCGGACAGCCGTGGCCTGGCCCGCAACATGCTGGAGCGGATTCTGCAAAGTGCGGCGGTGCCCCCGGCTTGTCCACCCTCGTCGCATCAGCGATGTCGCTCATCGCCACAATGTCCTGACACCGCTGTGCAGGCGTCGGCCACAGGTTGCGGGCGAAAGTAGGCCCGAACCCGCCTGTCGGCCAACCCGCCGCTCGTAGGCTGATCGCCAGTACGGACCGGACCAGGGAAAGGCCGTGAGTTGAAAGCCTCGGAGACGACCGTCGCCCGGCTCATGCAGGGGCAGACGCAGCAGTTTCAGATCCCGCTCTACCAGCGCACCTACTCCTGGGCAGAGAAGCATCTGGAGCAGCTGTGGCAGGACATCCTGGAGCAGGCTCGGCTCCTTGAAGAGGGCAATACGGCCACCGCCCACTTCCTCGGCTCCGTGGTACTGGCCCCTTCACCGCAGACCGAAGCGACCTTCCCCCGTCATCTGGTCGTGGACGGTCAGCAGCGGCTCACCACCATTTCCATCGCGCTCACGGCGCTTCGCGACCATCTGGCCGACACCGATCCGCAAGCGCGAGAACGGCTGAACGAGCAGTACCTGATCAACAAGTGGTCCAGCGGCGACAGTGCATTCCGGCTGCTGCCCACACAGGCCGACCGTGCCCTCTACGCCGGGTATGTGCGCGGGGCACACGACGGGTTCCGAGGCGGTGGCCGTATCGGTGCCGCGTACCAGTTCTTCCGCCGCAAGCTCGTCGCGGCCCAGGACCCGGCGGATCCCTATGACCTCACCTCCATCGAGCATGCCATCACCACCCGGCTCGCTCTGATCAGCGTCAGTGCTGACCGGGACGACAACGTCCACCGGATCTTCGAGTCGCTGAACAACACCGGCAAGAAGCTGAGCCAGGCCGACCTGTTGCGCAACTATCTCTTTATGCGGCTGCGAGTGCGCGGCGAAGAGGTGTACGAGACGCACTGGCTGCCAGTGCAGCAGTCCCTCTCCAATGAAGATCTCGAGCATCTGATGTGGCTCCAGCTCGTGCTGGACGGTGATGAGCGCGTGCGCCGACAGGACCTCTACGGGGCCCAGCAGGCGCGTTTCGAGAAGCAGGACACCACGGAGGAGGACATCGCCTCCTATGTGCGGGAGCTGCACCGCAGCTCCTTCCATCTGCGGCGCATCCTGCATCCCGAGACCGAGGAGCACGCTGGTATCCGTGAGCGGCTGCGTCGGCTGCAGGAGTGGCAGGCGACCGTGACACACCCAGCAGTCATGCTCCTGCTTGGCCTGCGGGACCAGGGCCAGGCGGACAGCGACGAGGTGATACGTGCCCTGTCCTACATCGAAAGCTTCCTGGTCCGGCGCATGCTCTGCTGGATCCCCACCAACAATCTCAACCGCATCTTCCAGGCCATGCCCGGCCAGCTGCCGGTGGGTGTAGCCCCCGCCGACGGCATCCGACAGCTGCTGTCGGTCTCCCGGCGCTTCTGGCCGACCGATGCCGAGCTGCGGGAGGAGATCCGGAAGGCCCCCTTCTACGAGCGTGGACGCCCAAACCAGCGGCTCTTCGTCCTGCGGCGCCTGGAGGAGAGCTTCGAGCATCCCGAGCCGGTGGACTTC
This window harbors:
- a CDS encoding type II toxin-antitoxin system PemK/MazF family toxin → MAARSQRASTVWPVTLRNEESDTAVDTPGRGGPGATAEALPHQISGVHTTYQPDPDGEPDPGEIVWTWVPYEENDGRGKDRPVLVVAREAGDTLLAVQLTSQRRDNDHEWVAIGSGPWDRQGRESWVDLDRVLRVHPAGMRREACALDRARFGQVVHRLQQRYGWR
- a CDS encoding VWA domain-containing protein; translated protein: MIIGRRSAAVLCGLLAALTVGALPTSAAAEPVKQETPPKVELVLDVSGSMRARDVGGQSRMAAAQQAFKEVIDAVPDEVRLGIRTLGANYRGEDKRRGCVDSEQLYPVGKVDKTEAKAAVATLRPTGWTPIGYALRQAVKDLRNGDGHGDGDRDGTRRIVLITDGEDSCGLPDPCDVARELAADGTHLTVDTLGLASDAKVREQLSCIAEATGGTYTAVQDTGQLSDRLQQLVRRSVDTPVVVPTVVEGSQDRCADAPLLQPGLYGDRQKFGEHGWFRVELEPGQELRASASVLADRAVDRDYGVLVRAVTEKGQELARGSGAGHGRTDVMSAGLRYPWTGEEERTVCVEVSHSFSAPASVKRTPGLPVELNVDVVAAPDSVPDVAAFGLARGWVPLVLLAVTGLVAGVLWGWLGRLRNPVRRAS
- a CDS encoding PIG-L deacetylase family protein, encoding MPLDWQRALAIVAHPDDLEYGAAAAIARWGEAGKEIAYLLVTRGEAGIDTMEPAEAARVREAEQLASAAVVGVEAVEFLDHRDGVIEEGIALRRDLAAAIRRYRPELIVTLNHEETWGPGYWNTPDHRAVGRAVLDATGDAGNRWIFTEQLAKEGEGGLEPWGGVRWVASAGASEPTHMQEVGEADMERAVASLAEHRAYLTALSDQEPAEYARSVHTQIMDSIAERTGGRPAVAFRLYPR
- a CDS encoding GmrSD restriction endonuclease domain-containing protein — translated: MKASETTVARLMQGQTQQFQIPLYQRTYSWAEKHLEQLWQDILEQARLLEEGNTATAHFLGSVVLAPSPQTEATFPRHLVVDGQQRLTTISIALTALRDHLADTDPQARERLNEQYLINKWSSGDSAFRLLPTQADRALYAGYVRGAHDGFRGGGRIGAAYQFFRRKLVAAQDPADPYDLTSIEHAITTRLALISVSADRDDNVHRIFESLNNTGKKLSQADLLRNYLFMRLRVRGEEVYETHWLPVQQSLSNEDLEHLMWLQLVLDGDERVRRQDLYGAQQARFEKQDTTEEDIASYVRELHRSSFHLRRILHPETEEHAGIRERLRRLQEWQATVTHPAVMLLLGLRDQGQADSDEVIRALSYIESFLVRRMLCWIPTNNLNRIFQAMPGQLPVGVAPADGIRQLLSVSRRFWPTDAELREEIRKAPFYERGRPNQRLFVLRRLEESFEHPEPVDFSRAELTIEHVMPQSPGEEWLDALAVSGEPDETPQQLHARLVHTLGNLTLTGVNSRLSNHIFERKKDLFTSSHLELNRGIAEAESWSAEEILARADMLTERAVKLWPGPIDGVSHVERGRDWGQLHEALAAMPDGTWTTYGDLAALIGSAPQAVGSHLLKTPGVLNAHRVLTHQGLPAEGFRWPGEDRGDVRDLLASECVEFTESGSAHPEQRLSTEELAALLGLQGDDRQGQAAPRGEADSAVASVQERWERFFHQLAADDTEAVVAAVRELLDFWENEAGGGFSIGSGKTYAGASLLLDRRDAPDIWPVTVYPGTGRGGVVEVAFQYLTSREPFTDDALRDELRRRFNGMTGVEIPQGKLTLRPSFRLSILTDEGNQQALREALLWFRDRVLAAEEEAG
- a CDS encoding CapA family protein, translating into MAQHTRYGAALLAAALLTTVTGCGGSSPEDPATEQGAPKRGTPVARAAPAKGFTLVATGDILPHDSIIQQARADAGGGDSYDFRRMLAGAKPVVSKADLAICHMETVYGPDGGPFTGYPAFKTPPHIAQAIKDTGYHSCSTASNHTLDAGAAGVSRTLSAMDKAGLKHAGSARSAAERTRPAMLEAGDAQVAQLAYTYGTNGIPVAADKPWIVNLIDPDQIIKDARAARRAGADVVVVSMHWGTEWQEAPNRQQLKVARELTAARTDGRRDIDLILGTHAHVPQAYEKVNGTWVVYGMGDQIAGVMNDPRGSMGSAVRFTFAPPARDDEAWTVRKAEFIPHLMASSPRFDLVNLPRALADNPDRAEYVRARDTIRNAVLSRGAAKDGLTMGR
- a CDS encoding class I SAM-dependent DNA methyltransferase; the protein is MSRLALSNRASLAYQLRYAVRHPGRIGPYFRRLYRDWRLRRQTGDNHVSYYRAVMKHDTAKSPESAVGSATHDRWLALGQMQFDYLVKHGLTPDDRMLEIGCGNLRAGRLFIDYLNTDHYYGIDISPEILLAAQETLVSHDLQGKLPHLTLVDDLRLAHLPEHHFTVVHAHSVFSHSPITVIEECLKHVGRVLAPGGFFDFTYNRTDGDEHHVLREDFYYRTDTLLALAKANGLAARAMTDWDELPHKQSKIRVAHPD